The DNA region tgatgttttttttagatttttttaaaaaaatctttttaatattatcacattaaaatcatataaaaatactataatattttttcaaataaaaagtaatttaatcaaaaaaaaaaaaaacactctccaCCACTAGCAAACGTTGTGAGCCACGAGGCCTTTATCCATCCTCCCATTGATGATAATTCAACATCAATCACCCTCACGAGCTCCCCTGTAATTAGGTCTAATCACTTCTGCCAAGAGGACCGCTTCTTATCATGGAAGTCTCGTTCGTCCAGATGTTCGAGGCCCGGCATGTTGTTGGTCTGGCTTGAGGCTGCTCTGGGCTAATTTGCTTTTGTGCTTTCGTTGTTTGTTGCTTTTTCACTGGGTCTCAGGCCCACCTATTTTTATCTTCTGgtaattattactttttaaataattttttcatattaaaatacatatcaataatatttttttattttttaaaaattatttttaataacaacatatcaaaacgatctaaaacatataaatcatattaaattttaataaaaaataaaaatttgaattttttaaaaatggtgtTTCAACCGCGTTCTCAAACAGTTTTTTAACTTCGTTGtgttctagagagagagagagagagagagagagagagcaaataCTTATACAATATTTTATCAAGTGAGCGAAAATGAAGGCTATTGGCACTGAAATTTGATGGCATAGTTTCTGCTTACAACAGTGAAAATGGACAAATGTGTGCAAAGAAGGAAGTGAGGGTTATTTCTGATGATCAGAACTCAAATGAATGTCTCAAACAACTGAATCAGGTTTCGCTCTCATTTTCTCCTCCTACAACCAAGAACttatatttgcatttttttcttatggaaTAGCCTCTGAAATCAGAAAAATGAGGAGTAATATGTTGAATCGTTCTGTTTTGGTATGAGCAGGAGATAGCATTGCTTAGTGAACTGTCACATCCTAACATTGTTCAATATTATGGAAGCAAACTGGTATGAGCTCCTTCGCATATTTCAGCATCCCTACATCATTCGTAACATCGGATTCTGACAATGATACTTAATGTAGGGTGTGGATAATCTCCCAGTATACCTGGAGTTCGTTTCTGGGGGTTCAATCCATAAATTGCTAAGTGAGTATGGTTCGTTCTCAGAACCGCTAATACAAAATTACACCAAGCAGATTCTTTCAGGGTTAGCTTACTTGCATGGAAGGAAGACAATGCACAGGTATTTGgcaattttaataatttcagtTTCTTATCAGGAATCTCATCTTGTTGTCAGTGCTTCGATTGACTGAGGAATAATGTTCACTTGACAGAGATATCAAAGGTGCAAACATACTGGTCGGTCCAAACAGAGAGATTATGCCTGCTGACTTTGGCATGGCTAGACATGTAAAGTTTCTAAATGAtttccataattaattccaCTTAACATTTCTCTTATTCCACAAGATTTTTCTCATCTCCTTTTAATTGAATCCAGATGACAACTTGTTCTTGATGCTTTCTTTTAAAGGAAGTGCTTACTGGATTACTgtcatgttttctttctttacgttcataatctcaatatttttctgCATCCTGTAAGTTCATATATCTATTAAGATTACTCATATGCAGGTTATAGAGAACACTAGTGGCTACTTCTTCCTAGTCTTGCTGTCGATATATGGAGCTTAGGGTGCACAATTCTTGAAATGGCAACTTCAAAACCTCCATGGAGCCAGTATGAGGGGGTATGATATTTTACACGTGTGAAATACTTTGACTTTCATCGTGAGCCAAGAATTTAGGACCCAATCTTattatcttcttgttcttcatcaGGTAGCTGCAATACTTAAGATTGCAGAGAGCAAAAATTATCCTGAAATCCCCAGTCACCAATCAGAAGATGCACAGAGTTTTGTAAAACTATGCCTGCTGAGGGATCCATCTATACGGCCTCCAGCTTCACAACTGCTACACCACACCTTCATCGAAAACTTAAAAGACAGGAAAAATTGCTAGTGCCGATTTTGTGGACAACCCCTTTCCTTGCCTAACATGGAGATATCCTCCGGTAGTATTAACAATGCTTGGATCTCATGGCACTTGCAGAATTCTTTTTCATTTGAGTTCAGAATCTCTATGATAAATTTTTACCATACAAACTAGTTCATTTCAAAGAatcataaaagattaaaaattctTCCTGCCCTTCTTGGCCTTTTCCAGCGGACAGCCTGCTAAAATAATGTCGTCTGATGTTGAGAAAATGTACCACATGACGTGTGATGAAAGACTTTTCTGTAAATATACATACACGtggatataaaacaaaataaatactctgTTTTCTGGGTACGGTAATCCTTCGGTGTAGAAGAACgtgggtttttcattttttccacgGTACAAACCAACATCATTGTGGCGTGGTCGCTTTTTGATCACCAAGGAGACAATGACAACCACAGAAGTGTTTCAAATGTCAGAAGCAAGTGACGGAAGCTTTGGCTTAAGTGATCATAGGATCTAACTTACAAGATTCGGAAACACCCAGTTGCAAAATGTTCGGACATAATTATGTAACAGGCTTGAGCTTTTCCTAGAGCCAGTTCGATAGTGTATATGGAATTCCTAGATAGAAAAGCATCGACACCATGCGGCTGTGCCACCCAGGTGACATCCCCACGTTATTCATCCAAATAAATAGGTATGGGAAAGTATGGTATCATTTCCATGCCagattttctataatatttatacGAGGAAAAACATACTCGGTCTTTCTGCATACATACCTCCTACGGTATCACCAGGCAAACCCGATGCAATTCAGATCTTCTCAATTCAATCGGTTCAAACCAGACGGTACAAAACAATGATTatgcattcatttttttttttttgcgcgcaAGAATCCCCATTTGTAACTTTTAAAATCTAACTCGAGCGAGAATCATTGAAGATGACcccaaaatatgaaaaactctCAGCTAGTCTACGCACAAGACAACAATCGCAAATTGATCAGTCGCATCTCAAAACGAGTATTCTTTTAAATCTGCTTTGGCGTCATTCAGGTCCACGTCAGCCAAGCACTCTTCTGCAGTAAGCGGAGGTAGCTGCATGGTCTTGCGCTTCAAATTATGTTTGTGCCAGTCACTCTTGAAGTGATCTCTGAACTGCTTTGCATCCCCAACAAATGCATTGCATGTGCTGCACTTGTTTTGCTTTGCCTGCGTGTCAGCCTTCTTCTCCTCAGAGATGGtctgtttttggattttctcaCTCAGTTGTACTTCAGAATCAGTAGACTCCTTGGGTAGGGCTGGTGGCACATCTTCATAATCATCAAAGTCATCTACATGGGTGTCCCCCTCAAAATGAACAGACACTGCAAGAATTTCCAGCCTGCCCTGCAGATTCCTCACGAAGGCATCACAGTCCCTGAAGAAACCTGGGTCCATTTCACAAATCTGcagaaaatccaaaacaaactcAGATCCAAAACATGTGCAGATTTCATGACCAAATAGACACTTGAGCCAACACGAATCGCCAAGTCAAATGGTCCAcctaataaaattgtatttagtcctgttttctttttttttttccccttttttcttttgttttgtgtgtgtgtgtgtgggtgtgGGTGTGGGTGTGGGTTTGGGTTGGGGGGAGGCTCAATGTAGAATTACAGCCCAAGTACAGCTTAACTACTATGGTTGCTGCATTTTATTAGCAAGAATTAAAAAGCAAAGTGCCTAATGATATTACACAACTCATCACAATACTTGCATACACATGGAGAAACAACAGACATAGAAGCCAGGTAAAAGAATCAACAGCAGCAGTTGACACTACAAATAAGTATCATTTCTGTACTACAGCACAAAATCCTACTTGATCAGATCAAGAAAAACACTGGTAAGAGTTAAATGTCACAATTATGACTTTTATGAGAAAATTTTAACTCTCTAGTTTTACATAACATCAGGTGTGCTCAAAAGCAGCCATGACATTAGAAAAATCCAGTTAATCCAGCGAAGTTGAAAGGATGTGTTCAGAAGTTGTTTACAATATCAGTCtagttgtattattttttattgataggaAACGTTTCCATTGTAGGGGTTCAACCAGGACACGTAATGGGTGTCTACCATCATGTAATGCATTGGTTAATGAAACTTCCTGTAGCTTCACTCTGCTTCAGTGAGCCGAAATCAACAGCAACTAACCTAGTAGAATTTTAGAAATAGACTAGTGCCTTGAAAATTTGATGCCTAACTTATTTCACATGTTCTA from Populus alba chromosome 14, ASM523922v2, whole genome shotgun sequence includes:
- the LOC118051263 gene encoding mitogen-activated protein kinase kinase kinase 3; protein product: MEVSFVQMFEARHVVVSAYNSENGQMCAKKEVRVISDDQNSNECLKQLNQEIALLSELSHPNIVQYYGSKLGVDNLPVYLEFVSGGSIHKLLSEYGSFSEPLIQNYTKQILSGLAYLHGRKTMHRDIKGANILVGPNREIMPADFGMARHVKFLNEMLSFKGSAYWITFIYLLRLLICSLAVDIWSLGCTILEMATSKPPWSQYEGVAAILKIAESKNYPEIPSHQSEDAQSFVKLCLLRDPSIRPPASQLLHHTFIENLKDRKNC